In the genome of Paenibacillus sp. FSL R5-0766, one region contains:
- a CDS encoding alanine/glycine:cation symporter family protein, translating into MEQTIQDIVVIFNDFLWSKVLIILLVVCGIYFTTKTRFMQFRMIGDMVKVLLERKSKEPGKISPFQAFCISMAARVGTGNITGIALAIALGGPGAIFWMWIIAIIGSASSFVESTLAQIYKVKDKGGFRGGPAYYMERGLGKRWMGILFAILITLSFGLVFNAVQSNTITVAFENSFGTDRLTVGIIMAVIFAGIIMGGVKRIAKASEYIVVVLAVLYIGVAAFVVLANITQLPAMIALIVKNAFGIEQVAGGTLGAALMNGVKRGLFSNEAGMGSAPNAAATADTTHPVKQGLIQAFGVLTDTLVICTSTAMIILLSGVYKGSDLGGIELTQAALSVHIGSWASGFLAVMVFLFAFSTLIGNYYYGETNIEFIKSNKVWLWVYRICVIAMVVFGAVAKVQLVWDLADLFMGLMVVVNLIAILMLSKVTFEALKDYKKQKAEGRDPVFTRDRIHIPGEVECWQSEEEVIGDKSKHVAN; encoded by the coding sequence ATGGAGCAAACAATACAAGATATTGTCGTCATTTTCAATGATTTTCTATGGTCCAAAGTGTTAATTATACTATTGGTAGTATGTGGTATATATTTCACCACCAAGACCCGATTCATGCAATTCCGCATGATTGGAGACATGGTGAAGGTGCTTCTAGAGCGGAAAAGCAAGGAACCAGGCAAAATTTCACCTTTTCAGGCATTCTGTATTAGTATGGCGGCCCGTGTGGGTACGGGGAATATTACCGGTATTGCACTGGCTATCGCACTGGGTGGACCTGGGGCTATATTCTGGATGTGGATCATTGCAATTATCGGGTCAGCCTCCAGTTTTGTGGAGAGTACGTTGGCTCAGATCTATAAAGTGAAGGATAAGGGCGGATTCCGCGGGGGTCCGGCATATTATATGGAACGTGGGTTGGGCAAACGCTGGATGGGGATTTTATTTGCCATTCTCATCACGCTTTCATTCGGTTTGGTTTTCAATGCGGTGCAGTCTAACACGATTACCGTTGCATTTGAGAACTCATTTGGCACGGATCGGTTAACGGTGGGTATCATTATGGCTGTGATATTTGCAGGAATTATCATGGGCGGTGTCAAGCGGATTGCAAAAGCATCGGAATACATCGTTGTTGTACTGGCCGTATTGTACATTGGGGTGGCGGCTTTTGTGGTGCTGGCGAACATAACCCAGCTTCCGGCCATGATTGCGTTGATTGTCAAAAATGCCTTCGGCATCGAACAGGTTGCTGGCGGAACGTTGGGCGCTGCACTGATGAACGGTGTGAAACGCGGATTGTTCTCGAATGAGGCGGGAATGGGTAGTGCCCCAAATGCTGCTGCAACGGCGGATACAACACATCCGGTGAAACAGGGACTTATTCAGGCGTTTGGCGTGCTGACAGATACGTTAGTGATATGTACAAGTACAGCCATGATTATTTTGCTATCCGGGGTATACAAAGGTTCCGATCTGGGTGGCATTGAATTAACTCAGGCTGCTTTAAGTGTACATATTGGTTCATGGGCATCGGGATTCCTGGCGGTAATGGTGTTCCTGTTTGCCTTCAGTACACTAATCGGAAATTATTACTATGGAGAAACCAACATTGAGTTTATCAAATCCAACAAAGTTTGGCTGTGGGTATACCGCATTTGCGTTATCGCGATGGTGGTGTTTGGTGCGGTAGCCAAAGTGCAGCTGGTATGGGATTTGGCTGATCTGTTCATGGGGCTCATGGTGGTGGTGAACCTGATTGCAATTCTGATGCTGTCCAAGGTGACTTTCGAAGCGTTGAAGGACTACAAGAAACAAAAGGCTGAAGGACGTGATCCCGTCTTTACGCGGGACCGGATTCATATTCCGGGTGAAGTGGAATGCTGGCAGTCGGAAGAAGAAGTTATTGGAGATAAATCAAAACATGTAGCCAATTAA
- a CDS encoding response regulator, which yields MRYFIVDDDPGVRSMLMDIIEDEGLGDIAGEAEDGAHIHAEVLEMHKVDILLIDLLMPQRDGIQTVRALEGRFEGKIVMISQIESKNMIGEAYSLGIEYYITKPINRLEILSVLRLVNERLRMQQSIADIQRTLQGLSGLNSIERAAAPVPDKTITTAGHFLLSEMGMIGEAGSRDLLDMLEYLEQVETDEHKLSPYTFPSLKDIFQNVAIRKLGEDASLAEVNKEIKASEQRVRRAIFQTLSHVVSLGLTDYTHPKFENYASKFFDFTEIRKKMLELQNNVEPSLSQTRINTKKFVQVLYLEAKRLLH from the coding sequence ATGCGTTATTTTATCGTGGATGATGATCCTGGCGTTCGTTCCATGTTGATGGATATTATTGAGGATGAAGGCCTTGGCGATATTGCCGGGGAAGCTGAGGACGGAGCACATATTCACGCGGAAGTGTTGGAAATGCATAAGGTGGATATCCTGCTGATTGATCTGCTGATGCCACAACGAGACGGGATCCAGACTGTGCGGGCGCTTGAAGGAAGGTTCGAGGGCAAGATCGTCATGATCTCCCAGATCGAGTCGAAAAATATGATCGGAGAAGCCTATTCACTAGGCATTGAATATTATATTACGAAGCCGATTAACCGGTTAGAGATTCTATCTGTTCTGCGGCTGGTGAACGAAAGGCTTCGGATGCAGCAATCCATCGCAGATATTCAGCGGACATTGCAGGGATTGTCCGGTTTGAATTCTATCGAACGTGCTGCGGCTCCTGTTCCGGACAAAACAATTACGACTGCAGGACATTTCCTGCTGTCCGAGATGGGCATGATCGGCGAAGCAGGCAGCAGAGATCTGCTGGACATGCTGGAATATCTGGAGCAGGTAGAGACAGATGAGCATAAGCTGTCCCCCTATACGTTCCCATCCCTCAAAGACATCTTCCAGAATGTAGCGATACGTAAACTGGGAGAAGACGCCTCTCTCGCAGAGGTGAACAAGGAGATCAAGGCATCGGAACAACGTGTTCGCAGGGCCATCTTCCAGACTCTGAGCCATGTGGTTTCTCTGGGATTAACAGACTATACACATCCCAAGTTCGAGAACTATGCATCCAAATTTTTCGATTTCACTGAAATTCGCAAGAAAATGCTGGAGCTGCAAAACAATGTGGAGCCTTCCTTGTCCCAAACACGCATTAATACAAAAAAGTTCGTACAGGTCCTATATTTGGAAGCCAAACGATTACTGCATTAA
- a CDS encoding aspartyl-phosphate phosphatase Spo0E family protein, with translation MVMSLDLKNKIEKARHNLHMLVEHNKGGLGHPDVIRQSMALDELINEYNRISRNHSRA, from the coding sequence ATGGTTATGAGTTTGGATTTGAAAAATAAAATAGAGAAGGCCAGACATAACCTTCATATGCTGGTAGAGCATAACAAGGGTGGTCTTGGGCATCCCGATGTGATTCGGCAGTCTATGGCATTGGACGAATTGATTAATGAGTATAACCGAATTAGCCGAAACCATTCACGGGCCTGA
- a CDS encoding GPR1/FUN34/YaaH family transporter has translation MQTDSQTKVKIVNADPSAMGLFGLAIVTLVASSQKLGITEGLSYAIPWAIFLGAFAQLFACIQDSKRNNTFGTTAFGAYAFFWFAMAANWMIKMGVFGSTLAEQADGKQLGFAFAGYLVFTLFMTIGAIEANKVLLIIFILIDFLFLGLTFDAFGVAPHIFHTIAAYAELAIGIVSLYGTGASVLNAHFGYAFLPIGKPSGIFKPKA, from the coding sequence ATGCAGACCGATTCACAGACTAAAGTCAAAATTGTTAACGCCGATCCCAGCGCAATGGGATTATTTGGGTTGGCTATCGTAACCCTGGTCGCTTCTTCCCAAAAGCTTGGCATTACAGAAGGACTTAGCTACGCTATTCCTTGGGCGATCTTCCTGGGTGCCTTTGCCCAGCTATTCGCATGTATTCAAGATTCCAAACGCAACAATACCTTTGGCACAACGGCTTTTGGCGCGTACGCATTCTTCTGGTTTGCTATGGCTGCCAACTGGATGATCAAAATGGGCGTATTTGGCTCAACGCTTGCTGAACAGGCCGATGGCAAGCAGCTCGGATTTGCTTTTGCCGGATACCTCGTATTCACCCTGTTCATGACGATTGGTGCTATCGAAGCGAATAAAGTATTGCTTATCATCTTCATTCTCATTGACTTCCTGTTCCTTGGCTTGACCTTTGACGCTTTCGGCGTAGCTCCTCACATTTTCCACACCATTGCAGCATACGCTGAACTGGCGATCGGAATTGTGTCCCTGTATGGTACAGGTGCTTCGGTACTGAACGCTCACTTCGGTTATGCGTTCTTGCCGATCGGCAAACCGTCCGGCATTTTCAAGCCCAAGGCTTAA
- a CDS encoding acyl-CoA thioesterase yields MEKKYVRETRCFKTARVFPTDVNNHNTLFGGKLMSYIDDIASIAASKLCRVNTVTASTDSVDFLYPINPTDSVTLESFASWTGRSSMEIFVKVIREDLKTGEKKIAATAFLTFVALDENNRKLIVPRIIPETEEEKKLYETAPDRAAMRKQRREESKKFADFLTVTYPWE; encoded by the coding sequence GTGGAGAAAAAATATGTACGCGAAACACGTTGTTTCAAGACGGCACGGGTATTCCCAACCGATGTCAACAATCATAATACGTTATTCGGCGGCAAGCTGATGTCCTACATCGATGATATTGCATCCATTGCCGCTTCCAAGCTATGCCGGGTCAATACTGTAACGGCTTCAACCGACTCTGTCGATTTCCTGTACCCGATTAATCCAACGGATTCGGTTACACTTGAATCGTTCGCGTCCTGGACAGGACGAAGTTCCATGGAGATTTTTGTGAAAGTGATTCGAGAGGATCTGAAGACCGGAGAGAAGAAAATTGCGGCGACTGCATTTCTGACCTTTGTGGCCCTGGACGAAAATAATCGCAAACTGATCGTACCCCGCATTATCCCGGAGACGGAAGAAGAGAAGAAACTATACGAGACCGCTCCGGATCGGGCGGCCATGCGGAAACAACGGCGGGAAGAGAGCAAGAAATTCGCTGACTTCCTGACCGTTACTTATCCTTGGGAATAA
- a CDS encoding anthranilate phosphoribosyltransferase — MDMSQILREVGRGKRGSRDLNYTEALTVAEKILKQEVSPAQTAAFLMAERMKMENVEELEAFVHACRNSAERFSIFQDGLDCAGPYDGRTKSFMATFPVAFVLAAAGLPVTLHGSDPLPPKWGVTLSVLLKEVGIDTHKMDREDARSAALRSGVMYVSSEDWCAPLRKLRPLREELGFRTVFNTAEKLIDYNHSPYLVFGVFHNTFLDRIAKLLTRFNYRRAYVVQGMEGSEDLYIDRPTRVYAVEDSDMKLELVDPAAYELDMPVPELVWTAAKQLEVAESVLSGDGHIAFVNQVLLNGGFRLYAAGRVNSIEEGIYTCQGLLESGAAYRIYQQWCVSMGGELPDNRAVSIYPASTR; from the coding sequence ATGGATATGTCTCAGATACTCCGAGAGGTCGGACGTGGGAAACGAGGCTCGCGTGATCTGAATTATACAGAAGCACTGACCGTTGCAGAGAAAATCCTGAAACAGGAGGTTTCCCCTGCCCAGACGGCTGCGTTTCTAATGGCTGAACGTATGAAAATGGAAAACGTCGAGGAACTGGAAGCTTTTGTTCATGCTTGTCGTAACAGTGCGGAACGTTTCTCCATATTTCAGGATGGATTGGACTGTGCGGGTCCTTATGATGGACGGACAAAGTCGTTCATGGCCACGTTTCCGGTTGCGTTTGTACTCGCGGCGGCCGGGTTGCCGGTGACTTTGCACGGGAGTGATCCTTTACCACCCAAGTGGGGCGTCACGTTGTCCGTGCTTTTGAAGGAAGTGGGAATTGATACACACAAGATGGATCGGGAAGATGCCCGGAGCGCTGCATTGCGTTCGGGTGTCATGTACGTGTCCTCCGAGGATTGGTGCGCACCTCTTCGCAAGCTTCGTCCGTTACGGGAAGAGTTGGGTTTTCGAACTGTGTTTAACACAGCAGAGAAACTGATTGATTATAACCATTCACCGTATTTGGTGTTTGGTGTGTTTCATAATACCTTTCTGGATCGGATTGCGAAGTTGCTCACCCGGTTTAACTATCGTCGTGCTTATGTTGTACAGGGGATGGAAGGTTCAGAGGATCTGTATATTGATCGCCCAACCCGCGTATACGCCGTGGAAGACAGCGATATGAAGTTGGAATTGGTTGATCCAGCAGCCTATGAACTGGATATGCCCGTGCCGGAACTGGTCTGGACGGCTGCGAAGCAGCTTGAAGTGGCGGAAAGTGTGTTAAGCGGTGATGGTCATATTGCTTTTGTGAATCAGGTCTTGTTAAATGGAGGTTTCCGCTTGTACGCGGCGGGGCGTGTCAATTCCATCGAAGAGGGCATATACACTTGTCAGGGATTGCTGGAGAGTGGTGCAGCGTATCGCATCTATCAGCAGTGGTGTGTCTCCATGGGTGGTGAACTGCCGGATAACAGAGCGGTGTCCATCTATCCGGCATCGACCAGATAA
- a CDS encoding ANTAR domain-containing protein, with amino-acid sequence MRSLLVIRVQPTIATSSDAIPLTPERLLGANGYHVQVAGSEAEAVKLARAAEASILHLSLDDVEYWVNCLGKGKSDSPLLWWCAPDTASSSAESCEVEISFDGILTPSMTGPEIHWTLHFAARRYMERKQWEQERKQLQSRLEDRKWIDMAKAILSDLKQISEAEAYDLLRKKAMDERKRMVDVATAIVKAHQLLQS; translated from the coding sequence ATGCGATCTTTATTGGTCATCCGTGTTCAACCAACGATAGCTACCTCATCCGATGCAATCCCTCTGACACCGGAGAGGCTGCTGGGAGCAAACGGGTACCATGTACAGGTGGCGGGTAGTGAAGCGGAAGCGGTGAAGCTAGCTCGTGCGGCCGAAGCGTCCATTTTGCATCTGTCGCTGGATGATGTGGAGTACTGGGTGAACTGCCTGGGAAAGGGGAAGTCGGATTCACCGCTGCTTTGGTGGTGCGCGCCAGATACAGCCTCTTCCTCCGCAGAGTCCTGCGAGGTCGAAATCTCATTTGATGGAATACTTACGCCATCCATGACTGGGCCCGAGATTCACTGGACTCTTCACTTTGCAGCCCGACGTTACATGGAACGCAAACAGTGGGAGCAGGAACGGAAGCAATTGCAATCCAGGCTGGAGGATCGGAAGTGGATTGATATGGCGAAGGCTATCCTTAGTGATCTGAAGCAGATTTCAGAGGCCGAAGCCTATGACCTGTTACGCAAGAAAGCGATGGATGAACGCAAACGGATGGTCGATGTAGCTACAGCAATTGTGAAGGCCCATCAACTGCTCCAGTCTTAA